A genome region from Gambusia affinis linkage group LG24, SWU_Gaff_1.0, whole genome shotgun sequence includes the following:
- the gemin8 gene encoding gem-associated protein 8, which yields MEDVSAVMSWFSSPVYSRYWQHYRQAMAWRRRHRGAYRKAWEAAHGPARQRRYHDWQASGSDRSSSSDDDDDTEDQSSSDGDTECDVSNMEISEELRQYFAHTERHREELRRQQELEAEQQDSYVPADQDLHAVCRRRSAAPPAERPGERRAAEMKKLYGQDAAKILAMEAAMQLAFDRNCDLKQPKYWPVIPLKL from the exons ATG GAGGACGTCAGCGCCGTGATGTCCTGGTTCTCCAGCCCCGTCTACAGCCGCTACTGGCAGCACTACCGGCAGGCCATGGCCTGGCGCCGGAGGCACCGGGGAGCCTACAGGAAGGCCTGGGAAGCGGCTCACGGCCCGGCACGGCAGCGCCGCTACCACGACTGGCAGGCCAGCGGGAGCgaccgcagcagcagcagcgacgacgacgacgacacGGAAGACCAAAGCAGCTCAGACGGCGACACCGAGTGCGATGTCAGCAACATGGAGATCAGCGAGGAGCTGCGGCAGTACTTCGCCCACAcggagagacacagagaggagCTGA GGAGGCAGCAGGAGCTGGAGGCGGAGCAGCAGGACAGCTACGTCCCGGCCGACCAGGACCTGCACGCCGTCTGCCGCCGCCGCAGCGCCGCGCCCCCCGCCGAGCggccgggcgagaggcgggccGCCGAGATGAAGAAGCTCTACGGCCAAGACGCAGCCAAGATCCTGGCCATGGAGGCGGCCATGCAGCTGGCGTTCGACAGGAACTGCGACCTGAAGCAGCCCAAGTACTGGCCCGTCATCCCGCTGAAGCTGTGA